The proteins below are encoded in one region of Aequorivita iocasae:
- a CDS encoding TlpA family protein disulfide reductase, with the protein MKKFLFLFLVMVSIPAISQNELPNIDMKTLDGEPFNSKELSTDDSVVVVSLWATWCVPCIKELDAISELYSEWQEETNVKLYAVSIDDSRGVKRVKPMVNGKGWEYTVILDTNNDFKRALGAATVPLTLLVKNNQIVYRHSGYSPGAEMELYEKIKEYTN; encoded by the coding sequence ATGAAAAAGTTTCTTTTCCTCTTTCTTGTAATGGTATCAATTCCTGCCATTTCACAAAACGAACTTCCAAATATTGATATGAAAACCCTTGACGGTGAGCCTTTCAATTCTAAAGAATTATCTACAGATGATAGTGTAGTTGTGGTTTCACTTTGGGCTACCTGGTGCGTTCCCTGCATCAAAGAACTAGATGCTATTAGTGAACTATATTCAGAGTGGCAGGAAGAAACCAATGTTAAGCTTTATGCGGTTTCAATAGATGACAGCCGTGGCGTAAAAAGAGTTAAACCCATGGTAAATGGAAAAGGGTGGGAATACACCGTTATTCTGGACACCAATAATGACTTTAAAAGAGCACTTGGGGCTGCAACCGTTCCATTAACACTCTTAGTGAAAAACAATCAAATCGTCTACAGACACTCTGGGTATAGTCCGGGTGCAGAAATGGAGCTTTATGAAAAAATAAAAGAATACACTAATTAA